ATCCTTGATGGTGTAGAGCGCGAGCGGCATCCAGGCCAGCGGCGAGATCGGCTTCAGCACCTGGATGAAGGGATCCAGCGCCTTGCTGAGCAGCGGCGACATGCCGATCAGGAAGCCGAGCGGGATCGCGACCAGCACCGCCAGCAGATAGCCGAGCCCGACGCGCGCGATCGAATAGCCGAGCTGGATGCCGAGCCCCTTGTCGTTCGGCCCGTTGTCGTAGAACGGCCGCCGCAAATGCTCCCACAGCTTGGCGCCGACATCGAGCGGCCCGGGCATCGCCGATTTACCCTGCGTCGCCGTCAGGCCCATCAGCTTGGCGTATTCCGGACTCATCGTCGTCGTGGCGCCGGTCGACCGCGTGGCCAGATGCCAGACGCCGAGGAACGCGGCGAGCAGCACGATGGAGACGAGACCGGCGCGGAGACGGAGGGAAGATGTCATCGGGCGCACCATCGATACTGTGTCCCGGGCGCGGCGCAGCACGAAGTGATGCGACGCAAAACCGGGACCCATGCGGCCACACTGGGTCCCGGCTCAGCGATGCACCACTGCGTGCTGCTTCGCGTCCGGGACACGAGAGAGCTCACCATCACGACGCCTTCCTGATCTTGAAGCTCGCGACATAATCCTCGGGCTTGGCCGGATCGAAGGTCTTCCCCATCACCGAGAACGACTTGTACGCGCTTGCAGGCGGCGACAGGCCCATCTCGGTCATCAGCTTCTTGGTGTCGGTGGCCAAATACACCTGCTCGGCGACCGCCTTGTAGTCGACGTCGCCCTTGATCTGGCCCCAGCGCTTCATCTGCGTCAGCATCCACACCGCAAAGGACTGCCAGGGGAACGGATCGAAATCGACGCGCTTCGCATCCGTCTTCACGCCGCCGAGACCGTCGGCATAGGTGCCGGTCAGCACCTGCTCCAGCACGGTGACGGGCGCGTTGATGTAATTGGCCGGCGCGATCGCTTCCGCGATCTGCTTGCGATTCTCCGCTTTCGACGCATAGGCCGTGGCATCGACGATGGCCCGCGTCAGCGCCGCAAAACTGTTCGGCGCCGTCGTGATGAACTCGCGGCTGGCGGCGAAGCTGCAGCAGGGATGACCGTCCCAGATTTCCTTGGACAGAATGTGCATGAAGCCGACGCCGTCATAGATCGCGCGCTGGCAGATGTTGTCGGGTGCGAGGAAGCCGTCGATGTTGTCGGCGCGCAAATTCGCGACCATCTCCGGCGGCGGCACCGAGCGCAGTTGCACGTCGGTGTCGGGGTCGATGCCATGCTCGGCGAGATAATAGCGCAACAGGTAATTGTGCATGGAATAGTCGAAGGGAATTGCGAACTTCATTCCCTTCCAGTCTTTCGGATCGCGCTTGTCCTTGTGCTTCATCGCAAGCGTGATGCCCTGCCCGTTGATGTTCTCGATCGCAGGCACAGCGAACGGAATCGGGTTCGACCCCAGGCCCAACGAGATCGCGAGCGGCATCGGCGCCAGCATGTGGGCGGCGTCGTATTCCTTGTTGATCGTCTTGTCGCGGACCACGGCCCAGCCGGCGGTCTTGACCACTTCGACATTGAGCCCGTGCTTGGCATAGAAGCCGAGCGGCGCCGCCATGATGATGGGCGTGGCGCAGGTGATCGGAATGAAGCCGACCTTGAGGTCCTTCTTCTCGGGCGCGCCGGCCTGCGCGAAAACTTCGGTCGCCGTCTGCAGCGGAAAGAACTGCGACAGCGCGGCCAGCGCGGTCGACGCCCCGACCGACTTCAGGAAAGCGCGCCGCGCCACGTCCTGCGGAAACATCGCGCGCATCACGGCAGACGCAACCACGCCCTCGTAGCGTTTCTCCTCGCTCTCAACGGGCTCGCAACGCAGGGTCAGGGCAGCCTCGTGCTCTCCCGCCGAGGCGTGCTGGCCGCACACACAACCGGAACGGAGATTGCGATTGGCATCGAATGGATCGTCGAACGTGGACATGTTGCTGCGCCCCTTTGTCACACCGCGCGGCGGACGCCCCTGCCCGCCGCATCAGATCAAAATTCCATCGTGGCCCGGCTACGGCTTGCGCAGCCGGGCCATTGGAAACATGCAGGTTCTATGCCGCCTTGCCTGTTACCTGGGCAGCTACCGGCAGCCCCTGCTCGATCGGCAGCGAGGGGTCACGCGACCATTCGTTCCAGGAGCCGAAATACATCCGCACGTCCTTCACGCCGGCATTCTTCAGCGCCAGGAACGTGTTCGAGGCGCGCGCCCCCTTGAAGCAGTAGAGATAGACCGGCGTCGACGGTGAGATGCCGACGGTAGCGCATTCGGCGAGGATCTCGTCCTTGGACTTGAACCGGGGCCCTTCCGCGGTCGGCTTCATCATGCGGTACCATTCCAGCCACACAGCGCCGGGGATGCGACCCTTGCGCGGGCAGAAATCCTTGCCGTAGGGCGACGAGCTGTCGCCGATCCATTCATCGACATCGCGCACGTCGAGGATGGCGATGCCGGGTTTGCCGACCGCGGCAAGCATCGTCTTCGCATCGATCAGGATGTCGCCGGCTTCCGGCACGATCGCGAACGAGGCCTTCACCGGGGTCGGAACGTCCTTCGTCACCGGCAAGCCCGCGGCCGCCCACGCATCGAAGCCGCCATGCAGCACCTTGATCTTGGGATAGCCGAGCATGGTGAGGAGATAATAGCCGCGGCAGGACTGGCCGAAGCCGGAATTCATCGATTGCTCGTAGATCACCGCCGTCTCCTTGCCGGAGAGACCGGCGGCGCCGAAGGCGTCGGCGAATTTGGTCTTCAGCTCGGCCATGCCTTCCGGCGTCGAGGTCGCGAGGAACGTGAAAATCTCGTGCACGTTCACGGCATTGGGCAGATGCCCGGCGGCGTAGGCGTCGGGATTGCGGGTGTCGATGACGACACAGGGTTCGAGCTTCAAGAGATCGGCAAGTTCGCTGGCAGAGATCAGAACGTCCGTCATTGGCAGCCTCTCCGTTGAGGTTAAGTGGTCTTCTGGGGGTGGACTCGTGAAGCTCAGCAATCGGCGAGCATCTTGCGCAGCTGCTTGGTGGCCGGCGTGACGATCGCCACGAAATAGGCCTCGCGCAGCCGACGCTGCGCGCGGTGGCCTTTGAGATAGCCGCGCGCGCCACAATGCAGCATCGCCGCATGCGCCGCCGCGACGCTGGCCTCGCCGGCGCGAAGCCTGAGCGCAATCACCTTGCGCCAGTAGGTGTCCTCCTCGTTGTAGGGATCGCGCGCCAGCGCCATGGTCTCGGCCTCGAGCTCGGCGGCGAGGTCGCGGAAGTGCACCGGCTGTTGCGGCAAATAGCGGTTGATATGGCCGAGCGGGTTATCCACCTCGTCCATGATGTTGATGCAGTCCTTGATGAGGCCGAGCGCCATGCCGGCCTGCAGCAGGATGAAGCCGGCGCGGATCTTCTTGACGAAGGGGCCGGCGGGATCGGCCAGGATCAGCTCATCCGGCACGAAGACGTCACGGAATTGCACGCCATAGGTGCCGGTGCCGTCCATCGCCATGAACGGCTTGCACGGCGTCAGCGTGATCGCAGGGTCCGAGCAGTCGGCCAGGAACATGACGGTGCCGGGCTCGCCGCTTGCCTTGCCCTGATCATCCTCGCGCTCGAAGATGGTGCCGAAATAATGGCCGGGGCCGAGATTGGAAACCCACGGCAACGCGCCGCGCACGATATAACCGCCCTCGACCTTGCGGCCTTTCAGCTTCAGTTTCTCGATGCCGAAAAAGCTCTTCATCGGGTTCGACAGCCCAGTGCCGCCGAGCACCTGGCCGGTCGAGAAGCCATCGCCGAAGCGCTTTGCCAGTTTCATGTTGGTCGAGTTGGCGGCATACCAGACCAGCGTGTTCTGGCACCAGGCCATGAAGGCCGTGGCGCCGCAGACCTCGCCGATCGCAGCCATCGCCTGGATCGCGCAACGAAGATCGGCGGGACCTTCGTGCGGCACGTGACTGCCCCAGGCGCCGACGGCGCCGAACTTGCGCAGCACCTCGGCCGGATAGACCGAGCCGTCGTCGATGCCGGCGGCAAGCGGCGCGAGATCTTCGCGCGCGATCCGCGCCACCTCCCCTGCAATGGACGGTGCGGGCTGATCCAAAACCTCGGCCCGCGATAAAGCCAGTGAACCCATGATCGTCTCCCGCACCTTGTCCTGGTTGCCGTCTGCTAGATGCCGACCTCGAGATTGACCGGACGCGTGAAGGTGTTGGCCACCGGCGACCATTTCTTCACATGGTCGACCAGCGCGTTGATCTCGTCCTGCGAGACGCCCTCGCACGCCATGTCGACCTTGACCCGCACGTCGGTGAAGCCGACCGGCTTGTCCGAGGTATCGCCGGTGCCCCAGACCGCGGTGATGTTGAGGTCGCCTTCGAGCTCGAGCTCGAGCTTGTTGACGATCCAGCCGCGATGCACGGCGTTGGCATGCAGGCCGACTGCGAGGCAGGAGCCGAGCGCGGCGAGCGAGGCTTCCGACGGATTCGGCGCGGTGTCGTCGCCCAGCAGCCCCGGCGGCTCGTCGACGATGTAGGGCGGCAGGTTGCGGATGTAGTTGGCGTGGCGGAACTTGCCTTCCGCGACCGTCTTGCACTTCAAGGTCTTGACGACCTTCGGATTGGCCTTGCCGCTCGCAATCAGTTGCTCGAGGCCATTCTTGTCGATGGGCGCTAGGCACCCCGTCAGCACTGTCTTTTGAACGACGGCAGTCATCATCTTCTCCCTGGCAGAAGTGGAAAACGGCAGGATACCGAACGGTCTGTTTCCTTGCATGGAGCGTGCCAGAGCAGCCCGAAAACGAAACGCGAGGCATTGGAGCCGCTTAGCGGTGGCTGCCTGTGGATTGATCAGCGGCGTCCTGCTCAAAGGCGATGCAGATGAGAGCGCCGGTGCGAATCTTTTTAGCGCGGAGCAGATGCGGCTTGATGATACCGCGCGGCTGCGATTAAGTTGCAGTCCATGGCCAAGCCTTCACTGAACAAGCCCTCGCTGAACAAGATGTCGTCGAAGAAGAACGCGGCGCATTCAGGCGCCGGCGACGACGAATCCGCGCGCGGGCGCCTGCTCAGCGCCGCCTCGCATCTGTTCTGCAAGAACGGAATCAACGCCACCGGCATCGATGCGATCATCGAGGAAGCCGGCACCGCGAAGACCACGCTGTACAAGCTGTTCGGCTCCAAGACCAATCTCGTCAACGCGGTGCTGGAGAGCGAAGGCAAGCAGTGGCGCGAATGGTTCATAGCCGCGATGGAAGACGGCGGCGGCGATGCACAGGCGAAGCTCACGCGCATCTTCCCGGCCCTGAAGAGCTGGTTTGCCGAAGAGCGCTTCTATGGCTGCCCCTTCATCAACGCGGTCGGCGAGCACGACAAGGACGCCAAGCAGTTCCGCAACATCGCGCTGAAGCACAAGAAGATCGTGCTCGGCCACATCGAGAAGCTTGCCGGCGAGCTCGGCTCGAGCGAGCCTGCCGTACTCGCGCATCAACTCGGCCTCCTGATCGACGGCGCGATCGTCGCCGCGATGATCTCGCGTGATCCCGGCGTGGCAGATACGGCGGCGCTGACGGCCGGTCCCCTGCTCGGCCAGTCGAAGGCGAAGAAGAAGCGCGAGTTGGAGGCGGTGTGAGTCTGCCGTGATCACATGGTGATCCCGTAGGGTGGGCAAAGGCGCGAAGCGCCGTGCCCACGCTCTTCCAGAGATCGAGGGACAACGTGGGCACGCTTCGCTTTGCCCACCCTACGAAATACGTCCGATAAATCTGCCAATCGCCTCCAGCACGGGTCGCTGATCGCCGGCAAAGAACCAGTGATCGTTGCCGTCGAGCTCGACGAACTCCGCGCCCTTGATCCGGCTCGCGATATCGCGGCCGGCTGCGATGCGCACCGCCTTGTCGCCTCGTCGGTGCAGCACCGATGTCGGCACGGCGATTTGCGGCAGCAGGTGTCGCACGTCGGCGTCGCGAAACGCTTCCAGCACGGCCGAGATGCCGCCGGGACTGGAGGCCGCGCGCAAGAGCCCGGCCCACCAGGCGCGCGCCTGGGGATCACCGGCCAGAGTCGGCGCAAATGTCTCGATCCCGACCGGGCCGCCCCATTGCGCAATCAGATGCCTGCTCCAGGCATCATACTGGCTGGCGCGCAATGCGTGCGGATAGTCCTCGGACCAGCACCCCTTGGCCAATGCACCGAACAGGATCAACCCGGCCACGCGGCGCGGCTCGTCGACCGCGAACTTGATGCAGGCCGGGCCGCATTCGGACGCGCCAAACAGCACGACACGGCGCGAGTCCGCGGCCCGCAGCACGGTGCCGATATCCTCCGCAGTGACATCGATGCCGGGCGCCGATCCGACCCGGTCGGACAGCCCGATGCCGCGCCGGTCGAACACGATCAGCCGCCCGAGCTTCATCAACGACGCCAGGAAGGTCCGGCTCGCCGGATGCTCCCAGGCGCGCTCCACATGCGAGACGAATCCCGGCATGACCAGAATATCGAGCGGACCGCGGCCATAGGTCTGATAAGCCAGATGCACGCCGCCGCCCTTCACGTAACGTGTGGTCGGAGTGGCGTGTGGAGCCGCAGCCGGACTCATCAGCGCTTCGGTCTCGGCCTCCGGCGCGACGTCGAGCTCGTCGCGCAGCCGCTGCGTCAGCGCCGCGTGATGGCGTTCAGCCGCGCTTCGGTCGCCCGCCAGCAGCAGGCTGCGGATCAGGTGCCGGCCGTACACTTCGCTGAGCGGATCGAGCTCGACCAGACGCTGCGCATGGGCCGTCGCGGCAAAATGGTCTCCGGCCGCGTTCTTGTCCTGCACGAGACGCTCGAGCGCATGCACCAGCCGGCCCCGTAGCGCCTCGCGGCGAAAGAACGCCCAGTCATCGAATTCGGGACAATCCTCCGGAGCGAACCCCGCCAGGAAGTCGCCCCGGTAAACCAGGCAGGCCTGTTCGAATGCGCCGCGGTCGCAGGCCTCCTCGAACAGATGCGAGTCGAGCTGCAGCTCGACGTCCGGCGACCATCGCAGGCTGGTGCGGTCGGTCTCGAACACGGACTTGCCGAGCGCGAGCTCGACGCGATGAAGCAGCCGCCGCAAGCGCGCCAGGCCCGTCTCACGGGGCGTCTCCGGCCATAGCAGCGTCGCCATCATTTCGCGCGCGACGGCGCTTCTCGCCTCCCCGAGATAGACCAGCAGCGCAAGCCCCTTGCGCAAGGCCAGCTTGATCGGGCGGCCGTCGGCGCGGACCTCGGGGAACCCGAACGTTCCCAGCGAGAAAGCCGTCATGGAAATCCTCTTCTTCCGGCCGGCGTCCCCCGGGGGACGCGCAGGGGACGGTCCGGTGGGTACGATCGGGCCAGATCGAGCCTGCTCGCCGGAGAGCGCCCAGGCTCTGCATGCGGCACCGCCGCCCTCGGCACAATAGGAAAAACCATGTTCGCGCGCCTCGCAATCCTGCTCTATGCCCTCGTGAGCTATGCCGTCTTCACGATTTCATTTCTCTACGCGCTCGGTTTCGTCGGCAATTATGTCGTGCCGAAGTCCATCGACGTCGGCCCCGCTTCGAGTCTGGGCGAGGCCGTATTCGTCAACCTGCTGCTGATGAGCCTGTTCGCCATCCAGCACACCGTGATGGCGCGCCCGGGCTTCAAGCGATGGCTGGCCCAATACATCCCCGCGGCCTACGAGCGCAGCACCTACGTGTTGCTCTCCAGCCTGATCCTCCTCCTCCTGTTCTGGCAGTGGCGGGCGATTCCCGCACCGGTCTGGCAGACGAGCGGAATAGCGGCGTGGGTGCTGACCTCCACGCATTGGCTCGGCTGGCTGATCGCGTTCGCCTCGACCCACATGCTCGATCATTTCGACCTGTTCGGCTTGCGCCAGGCTCTTGCCGCGTCGCGCGGAGCCGAGATGCCCGACCAGTCGTTCCGGACCCCGCTGCTCTACAAGATCGTGCGGCACCCGATCATGCTCGGCTTTCTCCTCGCATTCTGGGCCACACCCGTCATGACGGAGGGCCACCTGCTGTTCGCGCTTGCCAACACCGCCTACATCCTGATCGCATTGCAGTTCGAAGAGCGCGATCTGATCGCCGTATTCGGCGCAACGTATCGGGATTATCGCCGGCGCGTTCCGATGCTGGTGCCGCGACTGTCCGCACGCGGCCGCAACGACGGTCGCCGGCCAGCCGGAGCTCCGTGATGAACGCAATGCTCCCGCTTCCCGCGACGGCGGTCGATGCCGCGACCCTCGCCGATACGCTCGACGGGCTCGACATCGGCCTGTATCTCGTTGCCGCGGATGCGCGCCTCGTGCACGCCAATACGGCCGGGCGCGCCATTCTCGCGGCGCGCGACATCCTGCGCGACGTTCGCGGCCACCTCGTGGCCTGCGATGGCGCAGCCAACCATGTCCTGCAACGGCTGTTCGCCGCGCCCCGACTGGCCGGCGAAACAGCGGTGCCGATGATCGGCGCCGACGGCCAGCGCTTTGTCGCCCATGCCCTGCCGCTGGCATCCGAAGCGCGCCTGTATGCGGATGAGGCTTGCCGCGCCTCGGCCGCCTTGTTCGTTCGCAAGGTGGCCCTGACGATACCGCCTTGCTCCGACGTGATCGGCCAGGTCTTCCGGCTGACGCCGACCGAATTGCGCGTCCTCCTCGCGATCGTCGAACTCGGCAGCGTTCGCGACGTTGCCGCCGCGTTCGGCGTCGCCGGCTCGACGATCAAGACACATCTGCGCCGCCTGTTCGAAAAGACCGGCGCCGCGCGACAGGCCGATTTCGTCAAGCTCGTCGCGGGATATGCGACGCCGCTGAGAAGCACCGGAGAGCCACGATGAAAGCCATTCTCTGCCACGCCTTCACCGGACCCGGCGATCTCAGCCTCGGCGAGATCGATGTGCCCCAGCCTGCCGGCGACGAGATCCTCATCGACGTCCATGCGGCATCCGTGAGTTTCATGGACCAGTTGATGGTCTCGGGCCTCTACCAGATGCGGCCGCAGACGCCCTTCGTGCCCGGCACGGAAGCCTCCGGAACGGTCGTCGCAGTTGGCGGCGACGTGACAAGGTTCGCGCCCGGCGACCGCGTGGCCTGCAGCAGCTGGACCGGCGGCTACGCCGAACGGATGATTGCGAAGGAGTCGAAGACCGTACGCCTGCCTGACGGCGTCGCGTTCGAAGCGGCGGCAACCATCCTGCATAATTACGGCACGGCCTATTATGCGCTGGTCGAGCGGGCGCGAGCCGAGCGCAGCGAAACGCTGTTCGTCACCGGCGCTGCCGGCGGCGTTGGACTGGCCGCCGTCGACCTCGGCCGCCATCTCGGCCTGCGCGTCGTCGCCGGCGTCGGCTCCGACGACAAGGCGGCCCTGGTGCGCGGCTATGGCGCCAGCGCGGTCATCAACTACCGCAGCGAGGATCTGCGCGACCGGATCAAGTCGATCACGTCGGGAAACGGCATCGATGTCGGCTTCGACAATGTCGGCGGCGCGATCTTCGAGCAGATGGCCCGGCTGATGAAATGGGGCGGACGGCTGATGCCGATCGGCTTCGCCGGCGGCGAGATTCCGTCCATCCCGATGAACCTGCCGCTGCTGAAGAACTTCTCCATCGTCGGTGTCTTTGCCGGCGCCTGGGCGGAGAAATTCCCTCAAGAGGGCGCACGCATGAACGACACGCTGATGCAATGGCTCGCCGACGGACACATTCGCCCGCATATCGATCGTCTCCTCCCTTTGGCGGAGGTCGCCGAGGCCATGCGGGCCGTGGCCAACCGGACGGTTCAAGGCCGAATTGTGCTCAAAATCAGGTAAAATGCGCCATGGCCCGGATCATCATCGACAAGCGCTATTGCGGCCCTCCGAATTCCGGCAACGGCGGCTATGTCTGCGGCCGGCTGGCCCGGCACGTCCCCGGGGCTGCAGAGGTGACACTGCGTGCGCCGCCGGCTCTGGACACGCCGCTCGCTGCGGTCGCAATGGACGACGGCACATGGGAGCTTCGCGATGGCGACAAGGCCGTCGCCACCGGGCGCGCCGCGAGTGTCGAGCTTGCGCAGGTCGAGACAGCCACCCTGCCGGAAGCCCGCGCGGCCGAATTGCT
The sequence above is drawn from the Bradyrhizobium amphicarpaeae genome and encodes:
- a CDS encoding NADPH:quinone oxidoreductase family protein, which codes for MKAILCHAFTGPGDLSLGEIDVPQPAGDEILIDVHAASVSFMDQLMVSGLYQMRPQTPFVPGTEASGTVVAVGGDVTRFAPGDRVACSSWTGGYAERMIAKESKTVRLPDGVAFEAAATILHNYGTAYYALVERARAERSETLFVTGAAGGVGLAAVDLGRHLGLRVVAGVGSDDKAALVRGYGASAVINYRSEDLRDRIKSITSGNGIDVGFDNVGGAIFEQMARLMKWGGRLMPIGFAGGEIPSIPMNLPLLKNFSIVGVFAGAWAEKFPQEGARMNDTLMQWLADGHIRPHIDRLLPLAEVAEAMRAVANRTVQGRIVLKIR
- a CDS encoding helix-turn-helix transcriptional regulator gives rise to the protein MNAMLPLPATAVDAATLADTLDGLDIGLYLVAADARLVHANTAGRAILAARDILRDVRGHLVACDGAANHVLQRLFAAPRLAGETAVPMIGADGQRFVAHALPLASEARLYADEACRASAALFVRKVALTIPPCSDVIGQVFRLTPTELRVLLAIVELGSVRDVAAAFGVAGSTIKTHLRRLFEKTGAARQADFVKLVAGYATPLRSTGEPR
- the ntrB gene encoding nitrate ABC transporter permease: MTSSLRLRAGLVSIVLLAAFLGVWHLATRSTGATTTMSPEYAKLMGLTATQGKSAMPGPLDVGAKLWEHLRRPFYDNGPNDKGLGIQLGYSIARVGLGYLLAVLVAIPLGFLIGMSPLLSKALDPFIQVLKPISPLAWMPLALYTIKDSSISAIFVIFICSIWPMLLNTVFGVASVRKEWINVARTLEVGTVRRAFTVILPAAAPTILTGMRISIGIAWLVIVAAEMLVGGTGIGYFVWNEWNNLSITNVIIAILLIGIIGMLLDQILARFTRLVTFPE
- a CDS encoding OsmC family protein, which translates into the protein MTAVVQKTVLTGCLAPIDKNGLEQLIASGKANPKVVKTLKCKTVAEGKFRHANYIRNLPPYIVDEPPGLLGDDTAPNPSEASLAALGSCLAVGLHANAVHRGWIVNKLELELEGDLNITAVWGTGDTSDKPVGFTDVRVKVDMACEGVSQDEINALVDHVKKWSPVANTFTRPVNLEVGI
- the mddA gene encoding methanethiol S-methyltransferase yields the protein MFARLAILLYALVSYAVFTISFLYALGFVGNYVVPKSIDVGPASSLGEAVFVNLLLMSLFAIQHTVMARPGFKRWLAQYIPAAYERSTYVLLSSLILLLLFWQWRAIPAPVWQTSGIAAWVLTSTHWLGWLIAFASTHMLDHFDLFGLRQALAASRGAEMPDQSFRTPLLYKIVRHPIMLGFLLAFWATPVMTEGHLLFALANTAYILIALQFEERDLIAVFGATYRDYRRRVPMLVPRLSARGRNDGRRPAGAP
- a CDS encoding acyl-CoA dehydrogenase family protein gives rise to the protein MGSLALSRAEVLDQPAPSIAGEVARIAREDLAPLAAGIDDGSVYPAEVLRKFGAVGAWGSHVPHEGPADLRCAIQAMAAIGEVCGATAFMAWCQNTLVWYAANSTNMKLAKRFGDGFSTGQVLGGTGLSNPMKSFFGIEKLKLKGRKVEGGYIVRGALPWVSNLGPGHYFGTIFEREDDQGKASGEPGTVMFLADCSDPAITLTPCKPFMAMDGTGTYGVQFRDVFVPDELILADPAGPFVKKIRAGFILLQAGMALGLIKDCINIMDEVDNPLGHINRYLPQQPVHFRDLAAELEAETMALARDPYNEEDTYWRKVIALRLRAGEASVAAAHAAMLHCGARGYLKGHRAQRRLREAYFVAIVTPATKQLRKMLADC
- a CDS encoding alpha/beta fold hydrolase; the protein is MTAFSLGTFGFPEVRADGRPIKLALRKGLALLVYLGEARSAVAREMMATLLWPETPRETGLARLRRLLHRVELALGKSVFETDRTSLRWSPDVELQLDSHLFEEACDRGAFEQACLVYRGDFLAGFAPEDCPEFDDWAFFRREALRGRLVHALERLVQDKNAAGDHFAATAHAQRLVELDPLSEVYGRHLIRSLLLAGDRSAAERHHAALTQRLRDELDVAPEAETEALMSPAAAPHATPTTRYVKGGGVHLAYQTYGRGPLDILVMPGFVSHVERAWEHPASRTFLASLMKLGRLIVFDRRGIGLSDRVGSAPGIDVTAEDIGTVLRAADSRRVVLFGASECGPACIKFAVDEPRRVAGLILFGALAKGCWSEDYPHALRASQYDAWSRHLIAQWGGPVGIETFAPTLAGDPQARAWWAGLLRAASSPGGISAVLEAFRDADVRHLLPQIAVPTSVLHRRGDKAVRIAAGRDIASRIKGAEFVELDGNDHWFFAGDQRPVLEAIGRFIGRIS
- a CDS encoding CmpA/NrtA family ABC transporter substrate-binding protein, translated to MSTFDDPFDANRNLRSGCVCGQHASAGEHEAALTLRCEPVESEEKRYEGVVASAVMRAMFPQDVARRAFLKSVGASTALAALSQFFPLQTATEVFAQAGAPEKKDLKVGFIPITCATPIIMAAPLGFYAKHGLNVEVVKTAGWAVVRDKTINKEYDAAHMLAPMPLAISLGLGSNPIPFAVPAIENINGQGITLAMKHKDKRDPKDWKGMKFAIPFDYSMHNYLLRYYLAEHGIDPDTDVQLRSVPPPEMVANLRADNIDGFLAPDNICQRAIYDGVGFMHILSKEIWDGHPCCSFAASREFITTAPNSFAALTRAIVDATAYASKAENRKQIAEAIAPANYINAPVTVLEQVLTGTYADGLGGVKTDAKRVDFDPFPWQSFAVWMLTQMKRWGQIKGDVDYKAVAEQVYLATDTKKLMTEMGLSPPASAYKSFSVMGKTFDPAKPEDYVASFKIRKAS
- a CDS encoding TetR/AcrR family transcriptional regulator, encoding MAKPSLNKPSLNKMSSKKNAAHSGAGDDESARGRLLSAASHLFCKNGINATGIDAIIEEAGTAKTTLYKLFGSKTNLVNAVLESEGKQWREWFIAAMEDGGGDAQAKLTRIFPALKSWFAEERFYGCPFINAVGEHDKDAKQFRNIALKHKKIVLGHIEKLAGELGSSEPAVLAHQLGLLIDGAIVAAMISRDPGVADTAALTAGPLLGQSKAKKKRELEAV
- a CDS encoding sulfurtransferase yields the protein MTDVLISASELADLLKLEPCVVIDTRNPDAYAAGHLPNAVNVHEIFTFLATSTPEGMAELKTKFADAFGAAGLSGKETAVIYEQSMNSGFGQSCRGYYLLTMLGYPKIKVLHGGFDAWAAAGLPVTKDVPTPVKASFAIVPEAGDILIDAKTMLAAVGKPGIAILDVRDVDEWIGDSSSPYGKDFCPRKGRIPGAVWLEWYRMMKPTAEGPRFKSKDEILAECATVGISPSTPVYLYCFKGARASNTFLALKNAGVKDVRMYFGSWNEWSRDPSLPIEQGLPVAAQVTGKAA